The following proteins come from a genomic window of Hymenobacter canadensis:
- a CDS encoding glycoside hydrolase family 97 protein, with amino-acid sequence MNLLRISFLPAARRGLLLALLAWGATAQAEDLQSPNKQLTLSVNVQADGVPTYSLSYKGRPVLNTSKLGLELQNAPALTSGFTQTAATRRTVDESWNPVWGEVKTIRNHYNELAVTLTQPATKREMRVRFRLFDDGLGFRYEFPRQPELAYFVVKEEKTKFALNGDHKAFWLPGDYDTQEYSTVTSNLSQVRGLMKASTTPNASQTPFSATGLQTPLMLKRPDGLYVNIHEAGLIDYSAMHLELDDKTFVLESHLTPDALGNKGYLQTPCQSPWRTVLVSDKAADILQSKLVLNLNEPTKFKDVSWIKPVKYVGVWWEMITGKSSWSYTNQENIKLDSIDYKTVKPNGTHGANTAHVKEYIDFAALHGFDAVLVEGWNTGWEDWFGKHKDYVFDFVTPYPDFDVKELHRYAESKGVKMMMHHETSGSVRNYERHLEQAFQFMNDNGYNAVKTGYVGDVLPLGEHHYSQWLINHYNYVLEQAAKHKIMVNGHEAVRPTGLSRTFPNLIGNEAARGTEYESFGGNNADHTTILPFTRLIGGPMDYTPGIFETKVSKLNPSNTSFVHSTLARQLALYVTMYSPLQMAADLPEHYNQHLDAFQFIKDVAVDWDDTKVLEAEPGDYITYARKAKGKSSWFIGSTCDEQGRTSKIDLSFLDSGKKYVATIYADAKDAHYEKNPQAYTIRKVNVTRKSKLAQYCAPGGGYAISVVEAGK; translated from the coding sequence ATGAACCTACTCCGTATTTCCTTTCTGCCCGCCGCCCGCCGGGGCCTGCTGCTGGCGCTGCTGGCGTGGGGCGCCACGGCCCAGGCCGAAGACCTCCAGTCGCCGAACAAGCAGCTGACGCTGAGCGTGAACGTGCAGGCCGATGGCGTGCCCACCTACAGCCTCAGCTACAAAGGCCGGCCGGTGCTCAACACCAGTAAGCTGGGCCTGGAGCTGCAAAACGCGCCCGCCCTCACCAGCGGCTTCACCCAGACGGCCGCCACCCGCCGCACCGTGGATGAAAGCTGGAATCCGGTGTGGGGCGAGGTGAAAACCATCCGCAACCACTACAATGAGCTGGCCGTGACGCTCACTCAGCCCGCCACCAAGCGCGAAATGCGGGTGCGGTTCCGGCTGTTCGACGATGGCCTGGGCTTCCGCTACGAGTTTCCGCGCCAGCCCGAGCTGGCTTACTTCGTGGTAAAGGAAGAGAAAACCAAGTTTGCCCTCAACGGCGACCATAAAGCCTTCTGGCTGCCCGGCGACTACGACACCCAGGAGTACAGCACCGTCACCTCGAACCTGTCGCAGGTGCGCGGGCTGATGAAGGCTTCGACCACGCCCAATGCCTCCCAGACGCCGTTTTCGGCCACTGGTCTGCAGACGCCGCTCATGCTCAAGCGCCCCGACGGGCTCTACGTGAACATCCATGAGGCGGGCCTGATTGACTACTCGGCCATGCACTTGGAGCTGGACGATAAGACGTTTGTGCTGGAGTCGCACCTGACGCCCGACGCGCTGGGCAACAAGGGCTACCTGCAGACGCCCTGCCAGTCGCCGTGGCGCACGGTGCTCGTAAGCGACAAAGCGGCCGACATTTTGCAGTCCAAGCTGGTGCTCAACCTCAACGAGCCCACCAAGTTCAAGGACGTGTCCTGGATCAAGCCCGTGAAATACGTGGGCGTGTGGTGGGAGATGATTACGGGCAAAAGCTCGTGGTCGTACACCAACCAGGAAAACATCAAGCTCGACTCCATCGACTATAAAACCGTGAAGCCCAACGGCACCCACGGCGCCAACACCGCCCACGTGAAGGAGTACATCGACTTCGCCGCCCTGCACGGGTTTGATGCCGTGCTGGTGGAAGGATGGAACACCGGATGGGAAGACTGGTTCGGCAAGCACAAGGATTACGTGTTCGACTTCGTGACGCCGTATCCGGACTTCGATGTGAAAGAGCTGCACCGCTACGCCGAAAGCAAGGGCGTGAAGATGATGATGCACCACGAAACCTCGGGCTCGGTGCGCAACTACGAGCGGCACCTGGAGCAGGCCTTCCAGTTCATGAACGACAACGGCTACAACGCCGTGAAAACCGGCTACGTCGGCGACGTGCTGCCTTTGGGCGAGCACCACTACAGCCAGTGGCTGATCAACCACTACAACTACGTGCTGGAGCAGGCCGCCAAGCACAAAATCATGGTGAACGGCCACGAGGCTGTGCGCCCCACCGGCCTGAGCCGCACTTTCCCAAACCTCATCGGCAACGAGGCCGCGCGCGGCACCGAGTACGAGTCGTTCGGGGGTAACAACGCCGACCACACCACTATTCTACCCTTCACCCGCCTCATTGGCGGCCCGATGGACTACACGCCGGGCATCTTCGAAACGAAGGTCAGCAAGCTCAACCCCAGCAACACGTCGTTTGTGCACAGCACCCTGGCCCGGCAGCTGGCCCTCTACGTGACCATGTACAGCCCGCTGCAGATGGCCGCCGACCTGCCCGAGCACTACAACCAGCACCTCGACGCCTTCCAGTTCATCAAGGACGTGGCCGTGGACTGGGACGATACCAAAGTGCTGGAGGCCGAGCCCGGCGACTACATCACCTACGCCCGCAAAGCCAAAGGCAAAAGCAGCTGGTTTATCGGCAGTACCTGCGACGAACAGGGCCGCACCTCCAAAATCGACCTGAGCTTCCTGGATTCCGGCAAGAAGTACGTAGCCACCATCTACGCCGACGCCAAGGACGCGCACTACGAGAAAAACCCGCAAGCGTATACCATCCGTAAAGTCAACGTGACACGTAAGTCCAAGCTGGCGCAATACTGCGCGCCGGGCGGCGGCTACGCCATCAGCGTGGTGGAAGCCGGCAAGTAA